The Metabacillus sediminilitoris genome window below encodes:
- a CDS encoding response regulator transcription factor — protein sequence MKKIFLVDDEMAIREGIGKSIDWNREGFIYCGDASDGEIALPLIEKHQPDIVITDIKMPFIDGLELSRILREKMPSLKIIILSGHDEFEYAREAMRIQVTEYCLKPVSSQDLLTILKKVSTKIDEEEINIKRLSDLENQVLQNKSASRDKFLYELCEGLYTFSEAIKEASNLNMNLISSYYYIIIIECTIDLDSINWIEDEYDCLRFSRKLKESIFIMMGESKQTLERESEIIRQRLLAHEELHPENPLIFGIGRVESRIQGITLSFSEADEEKSYSTIIHKYSSKETEIDIESKKEMQHFNRRDLIDFLKFGLSSDISSFARSYSSYLEKGNVRSPFTTYYFLMDFTITISHYLKELEMDNLEVMQEINQLEMKASWIRNYHEVLTYIEEMLHLVISTRDRFTSKYSSSVQMAVDYINENFSDSQLSLQTVADAVNVSASYLSHMFSQETGKTLIEYLTYTRIESAKDLLKTTNNKTYEIAHQVGYSDSHYFCRTFKKVTGLTTKQFKNQKQVFSI from the coding sequence GGGAAGGGATTGGGAAAAGCATTGATTGGAATCGTGAAGGGTTTATTTATTGTGGTGATGCTTCAGATGGCGAAATTGCCCTTCCTTTAATTGAAAAACACCAACCTGATATTGTTATTACAGATATTAAAATGCCTTTTATAGACGGATTGGAACTAAGTCGTATTCTTCGCGAAAAAATGCCTTCTTTAAAAATAATTATACTTAGTGGACATGATGAATTTGAATATGCAAGAGAAGCAATGCGCATCCAAGTTACTGAATATTGCCTAAAGCCTGTTAGTTCACAAGATTTACTTACTATATTAAAAAAAGTTTCCACAAAAATTGATGAGGAAGAAATAAACATTAAAAGATTAAGTGACTTAGAAAATCAAGTATTACAAAATAAATCTGCTTCTAGAGATAAATTTCTATATGAACTCTGTGAAGGATTGTACACTTTTTCAGAGGCAATTAAAGAAGCTTCAAATTTAAATATGAATCTTATCTCAAGTTATTATTATATCATCATTATAGAATGTACAATTGATTTAGATTCCATTAACTGGATAGAAGATGAATATGATTGTTTGCGATTTAGTAGAAAATTGAAAGAATCTATTTTTATTATGATGGGAGAATCAAAACAGACACTTGAACGGGAGTCAGAGATAATAAGACAGCGCTTGCTTGCACATGAAGAGCTACACCCTGAGAACCCACTAATTTTTGGAATCGGAAGAGTAGAAAGCCGTATTCAGGGTATTACCTTATCTTTCTCTGAAGCCGATGAAGAGAAAAGCTATTCAACTATTATTCATAAATATAGTTCGAAGGAAACTGAAATAGACATTGAGTCCAAAAAAGAAATGCAACATTTTAACCGAAGAGATTTAATAGACTTTCTAAAATTTGGACTATCAAGTGATATTTCTAGTTTTGCTCGTTCTTATTCATCTTATCTAGAAAAAGGAAATGTTCGATCTCCTTTTACAACGTATTATTTTTTAATGGACTTTACTATTACGATTTCACATTATTTAAAGGAATTAGAAATGGATAATCTTGAAGTTATGCAGGAAATTAATCAATTAGAAATGAAAGCAAGCTGGATTAGAAATTATCATGAAGTTCTAACCTATATCGAAGAAATGTTACACCTCGTTATTTCAACTAGAGATCGCTTTACTAGCAAATACTCTTCATCTGTTCAAATGGCGGTAGACTATATTAACGAAAATTTTTCTGACTCTCAATTATCTCTTCAAACTGTTGCAGATGCTGTAAATGTAAGCGCCTCCTATTTAAGTCATATGTTTAGTCAAGAAACAGGTAAAACATTAATTGAATATTTAACATACACCAGAATTGAGAGTGCAAAAGATCTTTTGAAGACAACAAATAATAAAACATATGAAATAGCCCATCAAGTTGGTTATAGTGATTCACATTATTTTTGCAGAACCTTCAAAAAAGTAACTGGATTGACAACAAAGCAATTTAAAAATCAGAAACAAGTTTTTTCAATTTAA
- a CDS encoding aspartyl-phosphate phosphatase Spo0E family protein, with product MNQSNVIHIMNCIDNHRIDMYELARKKGISDPDVIKFSQDLDKKIINLMYIKRNKMLEN from the coding sequence ATGAATCAATCAAATGTCATTCATATCATGAATTGTATAGATAACCATCGTATCGATATGTATGAGTTAGCAAGGAAAAAAGGGATATCTGATCCAGATGTCATAAAATTTAGTCAAGATTTAGATAAAAAAATTATTAACTTAATGTATATAAAAAGAAATAAAATGTTGGAGAATTAA